In a single window of the Papaver somniferum cultivar HN1 chromosome 8, ASM357369v1, whole genome shotgun sequence genome:
- the LOC113305969 gene encoding uncharacterized protein LOC113305969, with translation MLKATYGFSGSALLPLLELLLLLVSASLLRVGNKRILCNLDRALFNLKWLETFNGWHYHVGARGVSDHGPLIGFDTIIPRATNIPFRFQKMWLNHPSFSQIVYFELGSLWDVNENLKKAEEKVIQTTLNSDKDPSSIPLLHKLVVSRGEYEVAANKYNIFLRDKARINWIKDGDINIKKFHTSIKLRQSQNSIVEIENSSEAFPDISEIKNVVFDLNQDGSPGPDGYTGAFYRKTWYIISSDLVEAITYCWRTKLIPSGMNSNFLVLIPKIKGAKNAKSFKPIGLSNFCFNIITKIITIRLSRFIHKVVSQQQYAFIKNRNIHEQVLLASELVNEISINRRGGNLGLKLDISQAYDTISWEFLYKTLKKFGFSASFYNWIMVLISSSKISIMLNGSPAGFLVWVED, from the exons ATGTTAAAGGCAACATATGGCTTTTCTGGGAGTGCTCTATTACCACTCCTTGAATTATTGCTTCTTCTAGTCAGTGCATCACTATTGAG AGTTGGTAATAAAAGAATACTCTGTAATCTGGATAGGGCTTTATTCAACTTAAAATGGTTAGAAACCTTTAATGGATGGCATTATCATGTGGGAGCCAGGGGTGTATCTGATCATGGTCCTCTTATTGGATTTGATACTATAATTCCTAGAGCTACCAACATTCCTTTTAGATTTCAGAAGATGTGGCTAAACCATCCTTCTTTTTCTCAAATTGTGT ATTTTGAGCTGGGAAGTCTTTGGGATGTGAATGAGAATTTGAAAAAAGCTGAAGAAAAAGTGATTCAAACAACTCTTAATTCAGATAAGGATCCTTCCAGCATTCCCTTACTTCACAAACTGGTTGTTTCTAGAGGAGAATATGAGGTAGCTGCTAATAAATATAACATTTTCTTGAGAGACAAAGCTAGAATTAACTGGATCAAAGATGGGGATATTAACATAAAAAAATTTCATACTAGCATTAAATTGAGACAATCCCAAAATTCTATTGTTGAGATtgaaaattcttctg AAGCTTTTCCAGATATATCTGAAATTAAAAATGTTGTTTTTGATCTCAACCAAGATGgttctcctggtccagatggctaCACTGGTGCTTTTTATAGAAAAACTTGGTACATCATCAGCAGTGATCTAGTGGAAGCTATTACTTATTGCTGGAGAACTAAACTGATCCCTAGTGGTATGAATTCTAATTTTCTTGTCTTAATCCCTAAGATTAAAGGTGCTAAAAATGCTAAGAGTTTTAAACCTATTGGTTTGAGCAACTTTTGCTTCaatattattactaaaattatCACCATAAGACTCAGTAGATTCATACATAAAGTTGTATCTCAGCAACAATATGCATTCATCAAAAATAGGAATATCCATGAACAAGTTCTTTTAGCTTCTGAATTGGTAAATGAAATTTCTATCAATAGAAGAGGAGGCAACTTGGGTCTAAAACTAGACATCTCACAAGCTTATGACACTATTAGTTGGGAATTCCTCTACAAAACCTTAAAGAAATTTGGGTTTTCTGCTAGCTTCTACAATTGGATCATGGTCTTAATCAGTTCTTCTAAAATCTCTATTATGCTCAATGGTAGCCCTGCGGGGTTTTTGGTGTGGGTAGAGGATTGA